GAAAGATGAAGGATGAAAAAAAGGTACACAAGTAGAATGGGTAGCGCACAAGAAAGGCAAACAGGTAGTATGAAAGATGAAGGATGAAAAAAAGGTACACAAGACCCAAATTTATTTATGGAAAATAATAAAAAATGTGTTTATAGATGCGTAGCGCGGTGAAATACGGCATCAATTTTCTACACCATTATTTATTTATGGGGTCTTACTTTATCCTTTATCCTTTACACTTCATACTTTAGATGTCACGTTTTCCTCTTTCCATAACTTATAGGCAAGCTGACTGCGAAGGATATGAAAGAAGAACATCTAATTAAATAACTACAATGCAATCTGCTGCTTACCGCTTGTAATTACCGACCAACTCGCACGCAGACAAAGGTATGGAAAATTTTCCATACCTTATACAAAAATACGTTCCAAGTAAACGCGGGTTGGTAATATCATGTCCGGTTAATTAACACTAATAGAAACATCGTAACCAAAGCTCATAGACGTTCGGTTCGGAACGTCTCTACAATATATTTAATAAGCCTGTCATGATATAATGGGTAGCTTACGCTTCAAAATCCTCACCAAAAATCTGTTCGTCTAGTTCCTGGGTTTGCTGGTATTGTCCTTTGGCTTTTAATAAATTATTTGCCAATTGGTCAAAAGCCGTATCTAGTTCTGGTTTTGCTTGATATTTCAACCAGATATCCATGACGATTTCACTAAAGTCAAATTCATCATCCACATTACCCAAGATAGTTTCAATCTCTCCTACGACTAACTCGAACATATTGATTTTGTCGTGGAGTATACGCAAAATATATTCTTCAATGCTATCTTTGAGACAAAAATTAAAGATAAAAACGTCCTGAGTTTGTCCGATACGGTGGATGCGACCAATGCGCTGCTCTATTTTCATCGGGTTCCAAGGAAGGTCGTAATTGACGATGCAGTTGGCAAACTGAATATTACGTCCTTCTCCCCCTGTTTCCGATGCTAAAAGTACTCTAACGGTGTCTCGGAAGTCGGCGATCGCTGCATCTTTATCTTTGAGAGACATTCCACCTTGAAATTCTGCAAATGGAATATCTGCTGCCCGTAGTGTTTGGGCTAAATAAGCACTAGTTGCTTTATGAGTGGTAAAAACTAAGGTTTTCTGGCGAGATTTTGAGAGCATTTCTACTAATGCTTTTGCTTTCTCCACCTGTTTTACTTGAGCAGCACGTCTTGCTAGAGACTTGAGTTCTTCATGGGGTAGACGTTTGGTGAGTTGTTTGAGGGAGTCAGCCAAAGCACCAGGGGAAGAACCAGCCCGCATTAGCAGATTAGTGCGGGAAAGTCTATCAAGTTTATCATCAGATAAACGCAGGTATTCGCTTAAGTCGTGGTAAAGTTTCTGTTCCCCAGCAGAAGGAGTAACTGTAATCGTGGTAGCAAAGCGTTTGGGTAGTTTGACATCTACAAGTGCGCGGGTATTTCGCACCATAACTTCCCGCATTAGCGATCGCAGTTTTTCCGGATTTTTAGGGACTCGTCCATTTTTGGAATCGACATATTCTTTTTTGAAAGCAGCTTCTGTTTGCAACAACCCTGGTTTAAGAAGGGTGAGGAGATTAAACAATTCCACAAGCGAGTTTTGTACTGGTGTCGCAGTCAGCATAAGGATAAATCGCTTGTTGAGAGCGTTGACGAGTTTCCAGTTAAGGGTAGTGCGATTTTTCAGATGGTGCGCTTCATCTACGACTACCAAATCCCAAGTGCGGTTGGTGACAACAGAGAAATGTTTGGCAGATTTTGCGGTGTTGAGGGAAGCGATAATTCGGGGATTCTTTGTCCAGAATTCTTCTATGGGTTGTTGCGGGTCGCGATCGTCTGTTGTAATACTGGTGATGTTAAACTTATCATTTAATTCTAATTGCCACTGGGAAACCAGGGATGCGGGAGTCAGTACCAATAGCGATTTAACCATGCCTCTTGCCAGGTACTCGGCTATTATTAGTCCGGCTTCAATGGTTTTACCCAATCCAACTTCATCTGCTAATAATGCACGTCCCCCAAGTTGTCTGAGTACTTTTCGGGCTGTTTCAATTTGATACCAGTATTTGTCAATAGCGGTAAGTGTCGGCAGGCACACTAATTGGTCATAGTCCGCCATGATGCACAGGTTGAAGAGTTCTAGACGTGCCTCGTAGAAGTTGAATGGATCGTAGTCACCAGCTTTGAGTGCTTCTAAGGCTGTGGAGGAATTAAATTTGAATGTATAGTTTGTATCCATGATGCACTACTACTAGGGACTGGGGGCTAGGGATCGGGAATTGGGAAACTCTTTGAAAAGAGCAACTCCTGCTCCGTGCTTTTTTCCTAAAGTTAAAAATATTTGAATTATAGGCATGACAGTTTAAGAATCCTGAATTTAAAATTAGGATTATAGTACGTGTGCGGAACAGGTCTTACTTTTGCTTCAAAACTTCTTCAATT
The sequence above is drawn from the Tolypothrix sp. NIES-4075 genome and encodes:
- a CDS encoding DEAD/DEAH box helicase, which gives rise to MDTNYTFKFNSSTALEALKAGDYDPFNFYEARLELFNLCIMADYDQLVCLPTLTAIDKYWYQIETARKVLRQLGGRALLADEVGLGKTIEAGLIIAEYLARGMVKSLLVLTPASLVSQWQLELNDKFNITSITTDDRDPQQPIEEFWTKNPRIIASLNTAKSAKHFSVVTNRTWDLVVVDEAHHLKNRTTLNWKLVNALNKRFILMLTATPVQNSLVELFNLLTLLKPGLLQTEAAFKKEYVDSKNGRVPKNPEKLRSLMREVMVRNTRALVDVKLPKRFATTITVTPSAGEQKLYHDLSEYLRLSDDKLDRLSRTNLLMRAGSSPGALADSLKQLTKRLPHEELKSLARRAAQVKQVEKAKALVEMLSKSRQKTLVFTTHKATSAYLAQTLRAADIPFAEFQGGMSLKDKDAAIADFRDTVRVLLASETGGEGRNIQFANCIVNYDLPWNPMKIEQRIGRIHRIGQTQDVFIFNFCLKDSIEEYILRILHDKINMFELVVGEIETILGNVDDEFDFSEIVMDIWLKYQAKPELDTAFDQLANNLLKAKGQYQQTQELDEQIFGEDFEA